GGAAATGTTTCTGCAGGTGGGATAATAAATCTGATTACCAAAGAAGCCCTACCTTATACATATGTATCTCCCGAGCTAAACTACGGTAGTTTTGATTTCTACCGCGCAGCGATTGATATTGGAGGTCCTATACTTCCTGATAAAAGTGTACTTGGACGTTTTAACGCTTCATATCTAAATACGAATAGTTTTAGAAGATTTATTAAGGAGCAAACCTTCTTCTTTGCGCCTGTAGTTTCTTATTTCATAACTCCAAAAGTAAAACTGACTTTTCATGGTGAATACCACAATGTAGACACACCGGTAGACCAAGGTCTAGTAGCTGTGGGATCTAGAGTAGCAAATATCCCTATAAGTAGGTATCTCGGAGAGCCGGGAGACTCTGGAAGTCTTGAGAGATTCACACCACGCATAACTTTAGAATCTGAACTCACCGACAATATAAGAATGAGAAATTCATTTAGGTATTCCAAAACAAAAGTAAGAGTTGACGGCCATCAGGCTGGTTTTCTACTGCCTGATGACATAACACTTATCAGAACGTTAGTAGACTTTAATCAGGATAATGATATATACACCACTCAAAATGAGCTGTTCGTTAATGTAGATATCGCCGGAATAGAGAACAAGTTTTTGTTTGGGGTAGAGTATGTGAGAGAGAATTTTGAGGTATTCAGTAGGTCATTTGCGACAAACCCAATCAACATATTTGATCCAGTATACGGCGGCGGACCTGTTGATCCGCCAGTGATAATCGCAGTGAATAGATTTGCAAAGGTTGATAATATAGGAATCTTCGCCCAGGACCAGTTCACACTATTTGAGGATTTATATATTCTAGCTGGAATTAGATTTGATCTAATCCATCAGGACATTGATAACGAAGACCCTGTAGCACAAACCGACTTTCAAGCCTCGCAAACAGACTCAAAATTTAGCCCAAGAATCGGCATCTTATATCAATTTATTGAAGAAATGTCTGTCTATGGAAGTTTTTTACAAGGATTTAATCTATCGCCTAGAACAGGGCTTAGCTTTGAGGGGAAAATTTTCGATCCCCAAAGATTAACGCAGTTTGAGGC
This region of Thermodesulfobacteriota bacterium genomic DNA includes:
- a CDS encoding TonB-dependent receptor encodes the protein MKHSFKLLITILITICCGAHGFAQDSEDNSKELEPVVITEEPIEDSYMVDDASSATKTDTPIKYIPQSVEVIDQDLIRDQGAIRLRDVIYNIPGASPGEVSTLPFLIRGFMAEILRDGFTPSSFLAANRTEEELTNVQRIEVVQGPESILYGNVSAGGIINLITKEALPYTYVSPELNYGSFDFYRAAIDIGGPILPDKSVLGRFNASYLNTNSFRRFIKEQTFFFAPVVSYFITPKVKLTFHGEYHNVDTPVDQGLVAVGSRVANIPISRYLGEPGDSGSLERFTPRITLESELTDNIRMRNSFRYSKTKVRVDGHQAGFLLPDDITLIRTLVDFNQDNDIYTTQNELFVNVDIAGIENKFLFGVEYVRENFEVFSRSFATNPINIFDPVYGGGPVDPPVIIAVNRFAKVDNIGIFAQDQFTLFEDLYILAGIRFDLIHQDIDNEDPVAQTDFQASQTDSKFSPRIGILYQFIEEMSVYGSFLQGFNLSPRTGLSFEGKIFDPQRLTQFEA